A stretch of the Mycobacteroides immunogenum genome encodes the following:
- the gpgP gene encoding glucosyl-3-phosphoglycerate phosphatase produces MIRRLVLLRHGQTTFNADSRMQGQLDTGLSDLGRAQAVAAAEVLAKRLPLAIVSSDLQRAYDTATALADRCHVGVSVDERLRETHLGDWQGLTHHEVDAIAPGARAAWRDDATLAPHGGESRIDVANRSVPVVAELVESVPDWGTDERDHPVVLVAHGGLIAALTAALLRLDVSNWPVLGGMGNASWVQLGGHSAEGAGFDDIRWRLDVWNASAQVTNDVL; encoded by the coding sequence GTGATCCGGCGCTTGGTGCTGCTACGGCATGGGCAGACAACCTTCAACGCCGACAGCCGCATGCAGGGCCAGCTCGACACCGGACTGTCGGATCTGGGCCGGGCCCAGGCCGTTGCCGCCGCCGAGGTGTTGGCCAAGCGGCTCCCGCTGGCCATCGTCTCCTCGGATCTACAGCGTGCATACGACACCGCGACGGCGCTGGCAGATCGCTGCCACGTCGGGGTGTCCGTCGATGAGCGCCTGCGAGAGACGCATCTGGGCGACTGGCAGGGGCTGACACACCATGAGGTGGACGCCATCGCCCCGGGTGCCCGTGCCGCCTGGCGTGATGACGCGACGCTGGCGCCACACGGGGGAGAGAGCCGCATTGATGTGGCCAACCGCAGCGTGCCTGTCGTTGCCGAACTCGTTGAGTCGGTGCCAGATTGGGGCACCGATGAGCGCGATCATCCCGTGGTGCTGGTTGCGCACGGAGGCCTGATCGCCGCGCTGACCGCGGCGCTGCTGCGCTTGGATGTGAGCAACTGGCCTGTGCTCGGCGGCATGGGCAACGCGAGCTGGGTTCAGCTGGGCGGACATTCAGCCGAGGGCGCGGGCTTCGACGACATCCGTTGGCGCCTGGATGTGTGGAATGCCTCGGCCCAGGTGACCAATGACGTCCTCTGA